The following are encoded together in the Thermosipho japonicus genome:
- a CDS encoding copper ABC transporter substrate-binding protein encodes MKKSLVIIFLLAFSIILISETIIVEENIQQAIDKAKDGDIIYLKAGTYKENLSIVSKKLTLLGEEGVYINYVGKDSENVFASSPTIYIENSNVVIKNLEIGSVNSIGIGLLNSKISLSNVNMNLDNAYGVVCVADEEKESFLEVSNLSVKDVNYKSSSGKNVNLSFNSVGIMLSGDSMFVANDIEMKGMKNGLILNNRMSYIYNSDFLENENVAVILSGQQKLINNRFELNVEAFKVANSPEVELVGNTFKDNSYNFVIKKDDCSSCPNLKRFSGKIIGFSNILQSPEILNENFGKYFWK; translated from the coding sequence GTGAAAAAAAGTTTAGTTATTATATTCTTACTTGCATTTAGTATTATTCTTATTTCAGAAACTATAATAGTTGAGGAAAATATTCAACAAGCTATTGATAAGGCAAAAGATGGTGATATAATTTATCTGAAAGCTGGTACTTACAAAGAAAATTTGTCGATAGTATCTAAAAAGTTGACTTTATTAGGAGAAGAAGGTGTTTATATAAACTATGTTGGAAAGGATTCGGAAAACGTTTTTGCCTCAAGTCCAACAATTTATATTGAAAATTCAAATGTTGTAATAAAAAATTTGGAAATTGGATCAGTAAACTCAATTGGAATTGGACTTTTAAATTCTAAGATTTCATTGAGCAATGTAAATATGAATCTTGATAATGCGTATGGAGTAGTATGTGTAGCCGATGAAGAAAAAGAATCATTTTTAGAAGTTTCAAATTTGAGTGTTAAAGATGTAAATTATAAAAGTAGTTCAGGTAAGAATGTAAATTTAAGTTTTAACAGTGTTGGAATAATGCTTTCTGGGGATTCAATGTTTGTAGCAAATGATATTGAGATGAAAGGAATGAAAAATGGATTAATTTTGAATAACAGAATGTCATATATATACAATTCAGACTTTTTAGAAAATGAAAACGTAGCAGTTATATTAAGTGGGCAGCAAAAATTAATAAACAACAGATTTGAATTAAATGTTGAGGCATTTAAAGTTGCAAATTCTCCTGAAGTAGAGTTAGTAGGAAATACATTTAAAGATAATTCCTATAATTTTGTAATAAAAAAAGATGATTGTTCTTCTTGCCCAAATTTGAAACGTTTTTCTGGAAAAATTATAGGTTTTTCAAATATTTTACAGTCTCCAGAAATTTTAAATGAAAATTTTGGAAAATATTTTTGGAAATAA